One Gemmatimonadota bacterium DNA window includes the following coding sequences:
- a CDS encoding penicillin acylase family protein produces MSFPEYKHFIAVLVVIPMLAIGCGEEVDTVDSDERLLSLARASLSQIEGELVLEGLQEPVEVIRDRHGIPHIYAHNTDDLFFAQGYVMAQDRLWQMELWRRWREGRLAEIFGPEAFDYDARTRLMMYRGPFDEREWTSYHAEGERIFTAYANGVNAYIDTHVDNLPVEFKLTGIRPGRWTKETVVRRWTGLFFPSAGNDAGDEIRLARSVAELGVEEANRRAAPLPWDDLVVPEGLDVTIVHEDIVAAMRKGEGDPLVPGRLPQLELVEPYTGLVPPDRQAEAPTEEQLLEIGSNNWAVSGALSITGQVMVVNDPHRRLENPSLRYYSHLNAPGWNVIGASEPPFVGVTAGHNDRVAWGYTFAGVDVNDVYVEELHPEQPDMVRWQGGWEPLRVITEEIPVKGEEPREVVLKYSRHGPVFYEDPENGVVYAVRSITHEPGTAPYLGCFRMAQAESAEDFFERAMFWKVPTHNLVFGDVEGNIAFQVSALTPDRESWNGRLPVPGDGRYEWQGFREDLPREYNPQRGWVGTANNDSHPPDYTGRPVMFLSSRGVEYSRIERMKQLLRANRKYSIDDHKRIQLDAYSLRAEADIPSFQGWTSDDAEVERARALVADWNGVLNRDSAGAAVWYRWRGEAESAAYDPETPEDERQSLVEAGLRRTVDRLKSELGGDWGEWRYGRLQKSPFTHLLSDAFSLPAVERSGGFGTIAATSVSFRHILDTEDWDRSVFIITPGQSGQPESPYYGSLLETWGNDEYLQLAFSREAVEELAGHRLTLSPR; encoded by the coding sequence ATGTCGTTTCCTGAATATAAGCACTTTATTGCCGTGCTCGTTGTAATTCCCATGTTGGCCATAGGCTGCGGCGAGGAGGTGGACACCGTGGACTCAGACGAGCGTTTGCTTTCCCTTGCCCGCGCGTCCCTCTCCCAGATCGAAGGAGAACTGGTTCTGGAAGGGCTGCAAGAGCCCGTCGAAGTAATCCGCGACCGGCACGGCATACCCCACATCTACGCGCACAATACGGATGACCTCTTCTTTGCGCAGGGCTACGTCATGGCCCAGGACCGCCTGTGGCAGATGGAGCTTTGGCGGCGGTGGCGGGAGGGCCGTCTCGCGGAGATCTTCGGACCGGAGGCCTTCGACTACGACGCCCGGACGCGGCTCATGATGTACCGGGGTCCCTTCGACGAGCGGGAGTGGACCAGCTACCACGCCGAGGGCGAGCGCATCTTCACGGCCTACGCGAACGGCGTCAACGCCTACATCGACACGCACGTGGACAATCTGCCGGTGGAGTTCAAGCTGACGGGCATCCGGCCCGGCCGGTGGACGAAGGAGACGGTGGTGCGGCGCTGGACCGGACTCTTCTTCCCGAGCGCGGGCAACGACGCCGGAGACGAGATCCGGCTGGCCCGGTCCGTGGCCGAGTTGGGGGTCGAGGAGGCGAATCGCCGCGCGGCGCCCCTGCCCTGGGATGATCTCGTGGTACCGGAGGGACTGGACGTGACCATCGTCCACGAAGATATCGTTGCCGCGATGCGGAAAGGGGAAGGTGACCCCCTGGTACCCGGCCGCCTGCCGCAACTCGAGCTCGTGGAACCGTATACGGGCCTGGTACCCCCGGACCGCCAAGCCGAGGCGCCCACGGAAGAGCAGCTGCTCGAGATCGGAAGCAACAACTGGGCCGTGAGCGGCGCCCTGTCCATCACGGGCCAGGTCATGGTCGTCAACGACCCCCACCGCCGCCTCGAGAACCCCTCGCTGCGGTACTATTCCCATCTGAACGCCCCGGGCTGGAACGTAATCGGGGCCAGCGAGCCGCCCTTCGTGGGCGTGACCGCCGGACACAACGACCGGGTCGCGTGGGGATACACCTTCGCGGGGGTCGACGTGAACGACGTGTACGTGGAGGAGCTTCACCCCGAGCAGCCCGACATGGTTCGGTGGCAGGGCGGATGGGAGCCCCTGCGGGTCATCACCGAGGAGATCCCGGTAAAGGGCGAAGAGCCCCGGGAAGTCGTGCTGAAGTACAGCCGCCACGGTCCCGTGTTTTATGAAGATCCGGAGAACGGGGTGGTCTATGCCGTGCGTTCCATCACCCACGAGCCGGGCACCGCGCCATACCTGGGGTGCTTCCGCATGGCCCAGGCCGAGAGCGCCGAGGACTTTTTCGAGCGGGCCATGTTCTGGAAGGTGCCGACGCACAACCTGGTTTTCGGCGACGTGGAGGGCAACATCGCCTTCCAGGTATCGGCCCTTACGCCGGACCGCGAAAGCTGGAACGGCCGGCTGCCGGTCCCTGGCGACGGGCGGTATGAATGGCAGGGTTTCAGAGAAGACCTGCCCCGGGAGTACAATCCCCAGCGCGGCTGGGTCGGTACGGCCAATAACGACTCGCACCCTCCGGACTACACGGGACGCCCGGTCATGTTCCTCTCCTCGAGAGGCGTCGAGTACTCCCGCATCGAGCGCATGAAGCAGCTGTTGCGGGCCAACCGGAAATACTCCATCGACGACCACAAGCGCATCCAGTTGGATGCCTATTCGTTGCGGGCCGAGGCCGATATTCCCTCGTTTCAGGGCTGGACGTCGGACGATGCGGAAGTCGAACGGGCCCGTGCGCTCGTAGCCGACTGGAACGGCGTCTTGAACCGCGACAGCGCCGGCGCGGCGGTCTGGTACCGCTGGCGGGGCGAGGCCGAATCCGCCGCCTACGACCCTGAGACACCCGAAGACGAACGCCAGTCCCTCGTGGAAGCCGGACTGCGCAGGACCGTGGACCGGCTGAAATCGGAACTGGGCGGGGACTGGGGTGAGTGGCGGTACGGTCGGCTGCAGAAAAGCCCCTTCACCCACCTCCTGTCCGATGCCTTCTCCCTGCCGGCCGTGGAGCGTTCAGGCGGCTTCGGCACCATCGCCGCCACGTCGGTGAGCTTCCGGCACATCCTGGATACGGAAGACTGGGACCGGTCGGTCTTCATCATCACGCCGGGCCAGTCGGGCCAACCGGAAAGCCCCTACTACGGCAGCCTGCTGGAGACCTGGGGGAACGACGAATACCTCCAGCTGGCGTTCAGCCGGGAGGCGGTGGAGGAACTCGCGGGGCACCGGCTCACCCTGTCTCCACGTTGA
- a CDS encoding aldo/keto reductase: MEYRVLGNTGIEVSSVGLGCWPMAGMAGGANWSGIDDEESIATIQHAESLGINLLDTANGYGAGHSERIIGRALRGRRDRYVLATKVAPRSDDPDEPVKQYIARNCEGSLERLQTDCIDIYQLHGEPDEADMPAIVEALTRLVEEGKIRCFGISTYETEVMEALMALGNLAMAQIGYSIVNPVGKQGLQFAEAHNLGTLIRVPLAQGALTGKYFDSLSRLPGSTRKTVATNGSTIPGYGPR; this comes from the coding sequence GTGGAGTACCGCGTACTGGGGAATACCGGGATCGAGGTCTCGTCTGTCGGTCTCGGCTGCTGGCCCATGGCGGGAATGGCCGGGGGAGCGAACTGGTCGGGTATCGACGACGAGGAGTCCATCGCCACCATTCAGCACGCGGAGTCCCTCGGCATCAATCTGCTCGACACGGCCAACGGGTACGGCGCCGGCCACAGCGAACGGATCATCGGCCGGGCGCTCCGCGGCAGGCGGGACCGTTACGTACTTGCGACCAAGGTCGCGCCCCGATCCGACGATCCTGACGAGCCTGTTAAGCAGTACATCGCCCGGAACTGCGAGGGCAGCCTGGAACGGCTGCAGACCGACTGTATCGACATCTACCAGTTGCACGGCGAACCGGACGAGGCCGACATGCCGGCGATCGTGGAGGCGTTGACCCGGCTGGTGGAAGAAGGCAAGATACGCTGTTTCGGCATCTCGACCTATGAAACGGAGGTCATGGAGGCCCTGATGGCGCTGGGGAACCTCGCGATGGCCCAGATCGGCTACAGCATCGTAAACCCGGTGGGCAAGCAGGGACTGCAGTTCGCGGAAGCGCATAACCTGGGTACGCTTATACGCGTGCCCCTGGCCCAGGGCGCCCTCACGGGGAAGTACTTCGATTCGCTGTCCCGGCTTCCCGGCTCGACACGAAAGACCGTCGCCACGAACGGTTCGACAATCCCGGGATACGGTCCGCGCTGA
- a CDS encoding aldo/keto reductase has product MSELSFLAEGGKRTMVQAALRFVLDTPGVTSVIPGAKDRAQLEENAGADRVPPLTGDERSRALTIGGEANWPIPPYTKWT; this is encoded by the coding sequence TTGTCCGAATTGTCCTTCCTGGCCGAGGGCGGGAAACGTACCATGGTGCAGGCGGCGCTCCGGTTCGTGCTGGACACGCCGGGAGTGACTTCCGTGATACCCGGCGCGAAGGACCGCGCGCAGCTGGAAGAGAACGCGGGTGCCGACCGCGTGCCCCCGTTGACCGGCGACGAACGGTCGCGGGCCCTGACCATCGGTGGGGAGGCGAACTGGCCGATTCCGCCCTATACGAAGTGGACGTAA
- a CDS encoding dihydrofolate reductase family protein: MNPDRRPYILLNYALSLDGKISTENRDPVGFTSRIDRRLMDEIRADVDAVLIGAGTLRAEDPPVRVQTAKRRDERIRAGKSPHPLSIVLSRSMRLPSEGRYWKDDQVERIIATTDQTPDERILPFQEKAEVVRAGRISVDLVELCRLLSDRGISRLLVEGGGEVNMAFWEAGLVDEVYLTLCPVVIGGRKAPTAADGTGFTADRFRRLRQVESRRVGQELFLRYRVVRSRS; encoded by the coding sequence ATGAACCCGGATCGACGCCCATATATCCTGCTGAATTACGCCCTGAGCCTGGATGGCAAGATCTCCACGGAGAACCGCGATCCTGTCGGATTCACGAGTAGAATAGACCGCAGGCTGATGGACGAGATCAGGGCGGACGTCGATGCCGTGCTCATCGGCGCCGGTACGCTCCGTGCGGAAGATCCGCCCGTCAGGGTCCAGACGGCAAAACGGCGGGATGAACGCATACGCGCGGGCAAATCCCCCCATCCCCTCTCGATCGTCCTGTCCCGTTCCATGCGGCTGCCCTCTGAAGGCAGGTACTGGAAGGACGACCAGGTCGAACGGATCATCGCGACCACGGATCAAACACCCGATGAACGGATCCTGCCCTTTCAGGAGAAGGCGGAGGTCGTCCGGGCAGGCCGGATCTCCGTGGATCTCGTCGAACTCTGCCGGTTGCTGTCCGACCGGGGCATATCGCGCCTGCTCGTGGAAGGCGGGGGCGAGGTCAACATGGCCTTCTGGGAAGCCGGGCTGGTGGACGAGGTCTACCTGACGCTTTGCCCGGTCGTGATTGGCGGACGAAAGGCGCCGACGGCGGCGGATGGTACGGGTTTCACGGCCGACCGTTTCCGTAGACTCAGGCAGGTGGAATCCCGGCGGGTCGGACAGGAGCTCTTTCTGAGATACCGGGTGGTCCGCTCGAGATCGTAG
- a CDS encoding STAS domain-containing protein, which produces MKVREIKHGDVTVLELSGRMAEGRDTDALSERINRLADNGSRKIIFDLSKVYWIDSSGLGLLIRAYTRMQKVGGDLKLARVNRSVSSLLQMTKLTTVFAVHDSLEGAIEAFGT; this is translated from the coding sequence GTGAAAGTAAGAGAAATCAAGCACGGGGACGTCACGGTGCTGGAATTGAGCGGCCGCATGGCCGAAGGACGGGATACCGACGCCCTGAGCGAACGCATCAACAGGCTGGCCGACAACGGTTCCAGGAAGATCATCTTCGATCTGAGCAAGGTATACTGGATCGACAGTTCAGGCCTGGGCCTACTCATTCGTGCGTATACCCGCATGCAGAAGGTCGGCGGCGATCTGAAACTCGCGCGCGTGAACCGCAGCGTCAGCAGCCTCCTGCAGATGACCAAGCTGACCACCGTGTTCGCCGTCCACGATTCACTGGAAGGCGCCATCGAAGCCTTCGGAACCTGA
- a CDS encoding class I SAM-dependent methyltransferase: protein MADQHPGRVQVHGSRTAELVAVSRARHLLRHEPPYIFHDPYAFRFLSRRWQRILGSRLRDAFVSRIVLRRLMPITTQPLTRARFTEDCLLAAIENGVDQYVILGSGYDTFALRHPQLDVTIYEIDLASTIALKRDRAGTAGLALPDSLRLIPIDFEKDDLAERLTAHGFDPGKRSFFNWLGVTYYLSRDAIQDTLNQVAGITSPGSEIVFDYLAETNSIPEEERPLAIRMKNYVGKLGEPMITSFDPARVETDFNARGNWDIVRNDSPADQQRRYVDGRSDVYALPPLFWCLHLSRK, encoded by the coding sequence ATGGCTGATCAGCACCCCGGCCGGGTCCAGGTCCATGGAAGCCGAACCGCCGAACTCGTGGCGGTAAGCCGCGCCCGGCACCTCCTCCGGCACGAACCTCCCTACATCTTCCACGATCCCTACGCGTTCCGTTTCCTGAGCAGGCGGTGGCAACGGATCCTCGGATCCAGGTTGCGCGACGCTTTCGTCTCCAGGATCGTGCTGCGAAGGCTCATGCCGATCACCACCCAACCACTGACACGGGCCCGTTTTACCGAAGACTGCCTGCTGGCGGCGATCGAAAACGGCGTGGACCAGTACGTCATACTCGGTTCCGGCTACGATACGTTCGCCCTGCGCCATCCGCAACTCGACGTGACCATCTACGAAATCGATCTCGCGTCCACAATCGCCCTGAAACGGGACCGGGCCGGGACGGCCGGACTGGCGTTGCCCGACAGCCTGCGATTAATCCCCATCGACTTTGAAAAAGACGACCTCGCAGAAAGACTGACCGCACATGGATTCGACCCTGGGAAACGGTCCTTCTTCAACTGGCTGGGCGTGACGTACTACCTGTCCCGGGATGCGATTCAAGACACGCTGAATCAAGTGGCCGGGATAACCAGTCCCGGTTCGGAGATCGTCTTCGACTACCTCGCCGAAACGAACAGCATTCCGGAGGAAGAACGCCCCCTGGCCATACGCATGAAGAACTATGTAGGCAAGTTGGGGGAACCCATGATCACGTCTTTCGACCCGGCCAGGGTGGAAACCGATTTCAACGCCCGTGGAAACTGGGACATCGTCCGCAACGATTCGCCGGCCGACCAGCAGAGACGGTACGTAGACGGACGCAGCGACGTGTACGCTCTGCCGCCCCTGTTCTGGTGCCTGCACCTGAGCAGGAAATGA